Proteins encoded together in one Impatiens glandulifera chromosome 1, dImpGla2.1, whole genome shotgun sequence window:
- the LOC124924806 gene encoding uncharacterized protein LOC124924806, with protein sequence MNSTHYLPEGERMEDEAVIFEPYELNYFDMIILLSSKSAKSSSSSSMSRKENERMESIIRNVMQNLGPDGPGLLTVTNVPYSADLRRKLLPLARRLALLDAQHRTRLLKEQGLGSDVPLRNHNHDRRVSSFAMQLKYSHCDSVDDIEGDEMDNIGDIFKKLGLIMMEVGHLLAQICDIAIGGHELEQSLSDSCSTAKGRLIHYHSISDNLALNKKKTAKAKQIVQASSSDRLWQEWHYDYGLFTLLTSPIFLSNSHHHTHTRINSGLEIFHQRMNQVLAVKSPPPDSFLVQVGESAEILSQGKIRANLHSVRKQAKIEEEEDLSRETFVVFLQPGWNQSFSISDEFMKNHHSSNNSIVPCKEIEKIVPPLLSRMKDGMTFAEFSKQTTQQYYGGRSGLQSNK encoded by the exons ATGAATTCCACTCATTATCTACCAGAAGGAGAGAGAATGGAAGATGAAGCAGTTATCTTCGAGCCATACGagcttaattattttgatatgatCATTCTTTTGTCCTCCAAATCTGCaaaatcatcatcttcttcttcaatgtcgCGAAAAGAGAATGAACGGATGGAATCCATTATAAGAAACGTAATGCAAAACCTAGGTCCCGACGGTCCAGGCCTCTTAACCGTCACTAACGTCCCATACTCCGCCGATCTACGCCGCAAACTACTTCCTCTGGCTCGTCGTCTCGCCCTTCTCGACGCTCAACATCGAACACGCCTACTCAAG GAACAAGGATTGGGAAGCGATGTTCCATTGAGGAATCATAATCATGATAGGAGAGTCTCATCTTTTGCAATGCAGCTAAAATACTCCCATTGTGATTCTGTTGATGACATTGAAGGAGATGAAATGGATAATATTGGtgatatttttaagaaactaGGGCTTATTATGATGGAGGTAGGTCATCTCCTGGCTCAAATCTGCGATATAGCTATTGGTGGACATGAATTAGAGCAGAGTTTATCTGATTCCTGCAGCACTGCTAAAGGTCGTCTTATACATTATCATTCAATTTCAGATAACCTTGCTCTGAATAAGAAGAAGACTGCAAAAGCAAAACAAATTGTTCAAGCTTCTTCATCTGATAGACTTTGGCAGGAATGGCATTACGATTATGGTTTATTTACACTTCTGACATCCCCGATTTTCCTTTCAAATTCTCATCATCATACTCACACAAGAATTAATTCCGGATTGGAAATCTTCCATCAGAGAATGAATCAAGTCTTAGCAGTGAAGTCGCCTCCTCCTGATTCTTTTCTTGTTCAAGTTGGGGAGTCAGCTGAGATACTTTCACAAGGAAAGATTCGAGCAAATCTTCATTCTGTTCGTAAACAAGCgaaaattgaagaagaggagGATTTAAGCAGGGAAACATTCGTTGTCTTCTTACAACCGGGATGGAACCAAAGCTTCTCCATTTCAGATGAATTCATGAAGAACCACCATTCTAGTAACAATTCTATCGTACCATGTAAAGAAATCGAGAAGATTGTTCCTCCATTATTGTCAAGGATGAAAGACGGAATGACATTTGCAGAATTCTCTAAACAGACTACCCAACAATATTACGGAGGAAGAAGCGGATtacaatcaaacaaataa
- the LOC124942194 gene encoding protein LIFEGUARD 4-like, whose translation MLQSYNKNDLESGTSHPLYPNMIESPEFRWAFIRKIYSILVFQLLLTVAVASIWCGRCIIITNVIPSTFSYWLYSIPVWLFLLDSLVLLPKLIYSFFVGKVVLEAAILTSVVVIALTLYTFWAAKRGHDFSFLGPFLFSALLVILVFAFIQIFFPMGKLSLMIYGGLSALVFSGYIIYDTDNIIKRYSYDEYIWASVNLYLDIVNLFLAFLTIFKAADS comes from the exons ATGTTGCAATCATACAACAAGAACGATCTTGAATCAGGAACGAGCCATCCCCTCTATCCTAACATGATCGAGAGCCCAGAGTTCAGATGGGCATTCATTCGCAAGATCTATTCAATTCTCGTCTTTCAACTTCTTCTCACGGTCGCCGTTGCCTCTATC TGGTGTGGCCGTTGTATTATTATCACCAATGTCATCCCATCAACTTTCTCTTACTGGCTATATTCAATTCCAGTTTGGCTTTTCTTATTGGACTCTCTTGTGCTTTTACCAAAG CTTATATATTCTTTCTTTGTAGGGAAAGTTGTTTTGGAGGCTGCAATTTTAACATCAGTAGTTGTGATTGCACTCACACTTTACACTTTCTGGGCTGCTAAAAGAGGCCATGATTTCAGCTTTCTTGGTCCTTTCTTGTTTTCTGCTCTTCTTGTAATTTTGGTATTTGCCTTCATTCAG ATTTTCTTTCCAATGGGTAAGCTTTCCCTTATGATATATGGAGGTCTATCAGCGCTCGTGTTCAGTGGATATATAATCTATGATACCGACAATATCATCAAACGATACTCGTACGATGAATATATATGGGCATCTGTAAACCTCTATTTAGATATTGTCAATTTGTTTCTAGCTTTCTTAACTATTTTTAAGGCTGCAGATTCTTAA